In Mycobacterium stomatepiae, the following are encoded in one genomic region:
- a CDS encoding DUF6545 domain-containing protein, giving the protein MTSTVPPAVAWPLILFMAIVVVSRYVWFNTSLYDTYLNNTLAILLTAQLLREHVVQQLLSDAALITVTTAQQLAAVVLVFGSTEFIGFTMMWSGLSGPDIRRRHRYYRCAAILLVIGYLVAAARARIAAEPVEVCGGWDGVLAYCFYSTMFLVLVVQLMRLSIRELTRRGAPRRERLIAACGVALALAIGWVTLESLLLLVFEQLGWLHTGAYRVKVHGVYFFWEAVGCTALAAVPCLLAIIARGGLDPVSRQWRKLQPLRNSLRQAAPESSFDLQQDGVRRRKTTLQLHQTVVEIRDLILQLRPYARDVSSHQVDEFVAAHSIPSTDRDTATLALQLAHAADAKASGLAAQRIDATHIVTSRATTLEQETRELVQLAKWWPAAASAITAATVRRDRRGRAAVAGRSPESR; this is encoded by the coding sequence ATGACCAGCACCGTGCCCCCGGCGGTCGCTTGGCCGCTGATCCTGTTCATGGCGATCGTCGTGGTCTCGCGCTACGTGTGGTTCAACACGAGTCTGTATGACACCTATCTGAATAACACGCTGGCGATCCTGCTGACGGCCCAGCTGCTGCGCGAGCACGTTGTCCAACAACTGCTTTCGGATGCTGCGCTGATCACCGTCACCACCGCACAGCAACTGGCGGCGGTGGTCCTGGTCTTCGGCAGCACGGAATTCATCGGTTTCACGATGATGTGGTCAGGACTATCTGGACCCGACATCCGCCGTCGACATCGCTACTACCGTTGTGCGGCAATACTATTGGTGATCGGCTATCTCGTTGCGGCAGCACGGGCCCGGATCGCGGCAGAGCCCGTCGAAGTTTGCGGCGGGTGGGATGGAGTGCTCGCTTATTGTTTCTATTCGACGATGTTCCTCGTGTTGGTCGTCCAACTGATGCGACTGAGCATCCGGGAGCTGACCCGCCGGGGTGCGCCGCGTCGCGAACGCCTGATCGCCGCCTGCGGGGTGGCATTGGCACTGGCCATCGGATGGGTCACCCTAGAATCGCTGCTACTGCTGGTGTTTGAACAGCTGGGGTGGCTGCATACCGGCGCGTACCGGGTCAAAGTCCACGGCGTGTACTTTTTCTGGGAAGCCGTCGGCTGTACCGCGCTCGCCGCGGTCCCGTGCCTGCTGGCGATTATCGCCCGTGGCGGGCTGGATCCCGTTAGTCGGCAATGGCGCAAACTGCAACCGCTGCGGAACAGCCTGCGCCAAGCCGCGCCGGAGAGTTCGTTCGATTTGCAGCAAGACGGTGTCCGGCGCCGTAAGACGACACTGCAACTCCATCAGACGGTCGTCGAAATACGGGATCTCATATTGCAGCTACGGCCCTACGCGCGTGACGTCTCCTCGCACCAAGTCGATGAATTCGTCGCGGCGCATTCCATCCCCTCGACCGATCGCGACACGGCGACCCTGGCCCTGCAATTAGCCCACGCGGCCGACGCCAAAGCCTCGGGACTCGCTGCCCAACGAATCGATGCAACGCACATCGTCACCTCCCGGGCAACAACCCTCGAGCAGGAAACCCGCGAATTGGTGCAGCTGGCCAAGTGGTGGCCTGCTGCCGCGTCTGCAATTACTGCAGCAACTGTGCGGCGCGATCGGCGAGGTCGAGCAGCGGTTGCGGGAAGATCCCCAGAATCACGGTGA
- a CDS encoding helix-turn-helix domain-containing protein — MVTRRRTSTDGQVSTTDLADKLNKLFEVMHSPSEPVLSNAAAAEAITEKTGVSISPAYLWQLRSGLKTNPTVAHLRAIAEFFGVSASYLIDAEVDEHLEAQLGLLQALRDAGVRDLATRASGLTGAALTNLVAMVDHVRELEKLPPLEPAPGGGDDHS; from the coding sequence ATGGTGACCCGGCGTCGAACCAGCACGGACGGCCAAGTTTCCACAACGGATTTGGCGGACAAGCTCAACAAGTTGTTCGAGGTCATGCATAGCCCATCGGAGCCGGTGCTATCGAATGCCGCTGCTGCCGAGGCCATTACGGAAAAGACTGGCGTTTCGATCAGTCCGGCGTACTTGTGGCAGCTGCGCAGCGGACTGAAAACCAATCCGACGGTGGCGCATCTACGTGCGATCGCGGAGTTTTTCGGTGTGTCTGCATCGTATTTGATCGATGCGGAGGTTGACGAACACCTCGAAGCGCAGCTGGGCCTGTTGCAAGCACTGCGCGATGCGGGCGTGCGGGATCTGGCCACGCGCGCTTCCGGGCTAACGGGTGCGGCGCTTACCAATCTAGTGGCGATGGTCGACCATGTCCGCGAGCTGGAGAAGCTGCCTCCTCTCGAGCCGGCACCTGGGGGCGGAGATGACCACTCCTGA
- a CDS encoding beta strand repeat-containing protein translates to MDFGLLPPEINSELMYSGPGSGPLLSSAAGWDALAAELESAAAGYTSQIAGLAGQAWSGPASVAMTTAATPYVEWLQTSAAAAGQTAAQAYGAAAYEAAFAMTVPPPVVAANRAQLMALIATNLLGQNTPAIAATEAEYMQMWIQDATAMYGYATDSSITSALKPFDDPPQTTNQSGQADQARAVAQATTNATSTQTQTLTQLGSTANSTVQSAADSASQPLTVTSGQVFNIGSSVTVGPGGTYSSITVESGGVLHVIGSGSITVENGGTVIVESGGTLALNPGGGAFLTVESGGAVSLESGATLQVFPGTTVVVESGGTLVNSGSFLNAGTVINYGTLTINPGGMVSVSTNGGTLTNSGILVNDGGAVTVTNGGTLTNSGTLTNGGTVTVQSGGVLTDSGSLTNSGSLTVADGGTLTDSGTLTIDSGGTLTNSGSLTVAGGGTLTDTGTLNINSGGTVTDSGMLANGGYLSDSGTLTVDSGGYLIDAGNLTVNPGGTLTDSGTLIVNAGGTLTDSGTVTVSDGSTFTVDGTLTVDGALDNGGILTDYGTVTLSDSGTLTNGGSLTVTDSGALTIDSGTLTDSGTLTIDSGSVTIDSGGTLTVDPTGTLTISGTIDDISGILTDGGTLIDYGTVSINSGGSLMVSSDGTLTVSSGGTLTDSGALSSSGTVTINSGSTLAINSGGSLTDSGALTIGSGGTLSDGGTLTVSFGGTLTDSGTLTITSGGTLTDAGTVMVSDGSTLSDSGTLTVNSGGALTDSGTVTVNSGGTLTNGGTVTVGGNINTGGILTVGADGTLTNNDVLTVGTDGVLIVNNGGTVTLNADSGLTVGTGGTLTLNGGGTLTDSGSLTVNSGGFLTDGGTLTVDSGGTLMDGGTLTISGGGALTNSGTVLDSGSPTVSSGGMLTDSGTLTINSGGTLTDSGALTVGSGGTVTVDSGGTVTDGGTLTNTGGVTVNTGGALNVNGGVVNDSGILAIHNGAVLDEYGTLNEYGTLNNAGTLTVSDGSSLTVQPGGVVNDSGTLAIQSGGTLTNSGGLTINGGTLNDAGILTVNNGATLTDGGALNIQSTGTLTNGGALAINHGATLTASGTLTNSGALSDYGTLAVNPGGTLGDYGTVTVQSGGTLNNAGAVTVNPGASLTDSGTLTNAGTVNNAGAVTIDPLASLTNNGAFVNNNALTVNPGAVLINNGTLINSGNLTDSGNLTDYGTLTITDGGNLDIGPTSYLTVNAGGNLTIDDGTLTNTGGLLSDEGTLTVNGNGYLSVTGHGSLNVTHGAVLNDYGSVTVQPAGVLNDSGTITVQPGGTLTDSGTLTVSSGGTIADGGTLTINSGGILIDSGNLTVNSGGALNDTGTLTVNGGGTLSVNSGGVLNDYGTLTVQAGGTLHDAGTLTVDTGGVVTDGGTISIQPGGVFDDYGTLTVNSGGTLTDSGTLTVDTGGVVTDGGTLAVQAGGTLNDTGTLTVDTGGVVNDGGTISVESGGVLNDYGTLTVQADGTLTNTGTLTVDPGGVLSDYGTLTVNAGGSLSDYGTLTVDSGGVLNDYGTLTVDSGGVLNDYGTLTVNAGGSLSDYGTLGDYGTLTVRPDGALAVQGGGVLNDAGALTNGGNLTNSGTLILYDGSTLTVESGGVITLDDGGILTVESGGAITLDPGTVLTVGDGGTLAINGGGYLTVNAGSTVPVESGGTLTVGPGDIVTVGPGGFAGRGGFFGPVTVAPGTLPTPPAPAAQPELLSLLAAPGLSGTSGIQPQLNVDALLDALDALSYTVD, encoded by the coding sequence ATGGATTTTGGGTTGCTGCCGCCCGAGATCAACTCCGAGTTGATGTACAGCGGGCCTGGGTCGGGCCCGCTGCTATCGAGCGCGGCGGGCTGGGACGCGTTAGCAGCCGAGTTGGAATCCGCTGCGGCCGGCTACACATCACAGATCGCGGGGCTGGCCGGACAGGCATGGTCGGGCCCGGCGTCGGTAGCGATGACCACTGCCGCGACGCCTTATGTGGAATGGTTGCAGACGAGCGCCGCTGCGGCTGGGCAGACCGCTGCCCAGGCCTATGGGGCGGCGGCGTATGAGGCGGCGTTCGCGATGACGGTGCCCCCGCCGGTGGTTGCGGCGAACCGGGCCCAGTTGATGGCGCTGATTGCGACCAACCTCCTCGGGCAGAACACCCCGGCGATCGCGGCCACCGAAGCCGAATACATGCAGATGTGGATCCAAGACGCCACCGCGATGTACGGCTACGCTACCGACTCCTCAATCACGAGCGCTCTCAAGCCGTTTGACGATCCTCCGCAGACCACCAACCAGTCGGGGCAGGCCGATCAGGCCCGCGCGGTCGCTCAGGCGACCACCAATGCCACCAGTACCCAAACCCAAACCCTCACCCAGCTTGGCTCGACAGCCAATTCAACAGTCCAGTCGGCAGCCGACTCCGCGAGCCAACCCCTCACGGTCACGTCTGGCCAGGTGTTCAACATCGGTTCGAGCGTGACCGTGGGGCCGGGCGGAACTTACAGTTCCATCACGGTCGAGTCTGGTGGTGTTCTGCACGTCATAGGCAGCGGCTCCATCACCGTAGAAAACGGCGGCACCGTCATTGTCGAATCCGGCGGCACTCTCGCCTTGAACCCCGGCGGCGGTGCCTTCCTCACCGTGGAATCCGGCGGCGCGGTCTCCCTCGAATCCGGCGCCACCCTCCAGGTCTTCCCGGGCACTACCGTCGTCGTCGAATCCGGTGGGACCCTCGTCAACAGCGGGAGCTTTCTCAACGCCGGCACTGTCATCAACTACGGCACGCTCACTATAAATCCCGGCGGTATGGTCAGCGTTTCCACCAACGGCGGCACCCTCACCAATAGCGGCATCCTGGTCAACGACGGCGGCGCCGTCACCGTTACCAACGGCGGGACCCTCACCAACAGCGGCACCCTCACCAACGGTGGCACCGTCACAGTGCAATCCGGTGGCGTCCTCACCGACTCGGGCTCCCTTACCAACAGCGGCAGCCTTACCGTCGCCGACGGCGGTACCCTCACCGACAGCGGTACTCTCACGATCGACTCGGGCGGGACGCTCACCAACAGCGGCAGCCTTACGGTCGCCGGCGGCGGTACCCTCACCGACACCGGCACCCTCAACATCAACAGCGGCGGCACCGTCACCGACTCCGGCATGCTCGCCAACGGCGGCTACCTCAGCGACTCCGGCACCCTGACCGTCGACTCCGGCGGCTATCTCATCGACGCAGGCAACCTCACCGTCAACCCCGGCGGAACCCTCACCGACTCCGGCACCCTCATCGTCAACGCCGGCGGTACCCTCACCGACTCCGGCACCGTCACGGTCAGCGACGGCAGCACGTTCACCGTCGATGGCACCCTCACGGTCGACGGCGCCCTCGACAACGGCGGCATCCTCACCGACTACGGCACCGTCACGCTCAGCGACTCCGGCACCCTCACCAACGGCGGCTCTCTCACGGTCACCGACTCCGGCGCCCTGACCATCGACAGCGGCACCCTCACGGACAGCGGTACCCTCACCATCGACAGCGGCAGCGTCACCATCGACAGCGGGGGTACCCTCACCGTCGACCCCACCGGAACCCTCACCATCAGTGGCACCATCGACGACATCAGCGGCATCCTCACCGATGGCGGTACCCTGATCGACTACGGCACCGTCAGTATCAATTCCGGCGGCAGCCTGATGGTCAGCTCCGACGGCACCCTCACCGTCTCCTCCGGCGGCACTCTCACCGACTCCGGCGCCCTCTCCTCCTCTGGCACCGTCACCATCAACTCCGGCTCCACCCTCGCGATCAATAGCGGTGGCAGTCTTACCGATTCGGGCGCCCTGACCATCGGTAGTGGCGGCACTCTCAGCGACGGCGGTACCCTCACCGTCTCCTTTGGCGGCACTCTCACCGATTCCGGCACGCTGACCATCACCAGCGGAGGCACCCTGACGGACGCTGGCACCGTCATGGTCAGCGACGGCAGCACTCTGAGCGACAGCGGCACCCTCACCGTCAACTCTGGCGGCGCCCTTACCGACAGCGGCACCGTGACCGTCAACTCGGGCGGCACCCTCACCAACGGCGGCACCGTCACGGTGGGCGGCAACATCAACACCGGCGGCATCCTCACCGTCGGCGCCGATGGCACCCTGACCAACAACGACGTTCTCACCGTTGGCACCGATGGAGTCCTCATCGTCAACAATGGCGGCACCGTCACCCTCAACGCCGACAGCGGCCTCACCGTCGGCACCGGCGGCACCCTGACCCTCAACGGCGGTGGCACCCTCACCGACAGCGGCAGCCTCACCGTCAACTCGGGCGGTTTCCTCACCGACGGCGGCACGCTCACCGTCGATTCCGGCGGCACACTCATGGACGGCGGCACCCTCACGATTAGCGGTGGCGGTGCCCTCACCAACTCCGGCACCGTTCTCGACTCGGGTAGTCCCACCGTCAGCTCGGGCGGCATGCTGACAGATTCTGGCACTCTCACCATTAATAGCGGCGGCACGCTGACGGACTCGGGCGCACTCACCGTCGGCAGTGGTGGCACCGTCACTGTCGACTCCGGTGGCACTGTCACCGACGGCGGCACTCTCACCAACACCGGTGGCGTCACCGTTAATACCGGTGGCGCCCTCAACGTCAACGGCGGCGTCGTCAACGACTCCGGCATTCTCGCCATCCACAACGGTGCCGTCCTCGACGAGTACGGCACCCTCAACGAATACGGCACCCTCAACAACGCCGGCACCCTCACCGTCAGCGACGGCAGCTCCCTCACCGTCCAACCCGGCGGCGTCGTCAACGACTCCGGCACCCTCGCCATCCAAAGCGGCGGCACCCTCACTAACAGTGGCGGCCTCACTATTAACGGCGGCACCTTGAACGACGCCGGCATCCTCACCGTCAACAACGGCGCCACGCTCACGGACGGCGGCGCCCTTAACATCCAAAGCACTGGCACCCTCACTAATGGCGGCGCCCTGGCCATCAATCACGGCGCCACTCTCACCGCCTCCGGCACTCTCACCAACAGCGGCGCCCTGAGCGATTACGGCACCCTGGCCGTCAACCCCGGTGGCACGCTTGGCGATTACGGCACCGTGACCGTCCAATCCGGCGGCACCCTCAACAACGCCGGCGCTGTCACCGTCAACCCCGGTGCCAGCCTCACCGACAGCGGCACCCTCACCAATGCCGGCACTGTCAATAATGCCGGCGCCGTCACTATCGACCCCCTCGCCAGCCTCACCAACAACGGCGCCTTCGTCAACAACAACGCTCTGACCGTCAACCCCGGTGCCGTCTTGATCAACAACGGCACCCTGATCAATAGCGGTAACCTCACCGACAGTGGCAACCTCACTGACTACGGCACCCTTACCATCACCGACGGCGGCAACCTCGACATCGGCCCCACCAGCTACCTCACCGTCAACGCTGGCGGCAACCTCACCATCGACGACGGCACCCTCACTAACACCGGCGGTCTGCTCAGCGACGAGGGGACGCTGACCGTAAACGGCAACGGCTACCTCAGCGTTACTGGCCACGGTTCCCTCAACGTCACCCACGGCGCCGTCCTCAACGACTACGGCAGCGTTACCGTCCAGCCCGCCGGCGTCCTCAACGATTCCGGCACCATCACCGTCCAACCCGGCGGTACTCTCACCGATTCCGGCACCCTCACCGTCAGCTCCGGCGGCACCATCGCCGACGGCGGCACCCTCACCATCAATTCCGGCGGTATCCTTATCGATTCGGGAAACCTCACTGTCAACAGCGGTGGCGCTCTCAACGACACCGGCACCCTCACTGTGAACGGCGGCGGCACCCTGTCGGTCAACTCTGGGGGAGTTCTCAACGACTACGGCACCCTTACCGTCCAAGCCGGCGGGACTCTCCATGACGCCGGCACGCTCACCGTTGACACCGGTGGCGTTGTCACCGACGGCGGCACGATCTCCATTCAGCCCGGTGGTGTCTTCGACGACTACGGCACTCTGACCGTTAATAGCGGTGGCACTCTTACCGATTCGGGGACCCTTACCGTTGACACGGGTGGCGTTGTCACCGACGGCGGCACCCTTGCCGTCCAAGCTGGCGGCACACTCAATGACACGGGGACCCTGACCGTCGACACCGGTGGCGTTGTCAACGATGGCGGCACGATCTCCGTCGAATCCGGCGGCGTCCTCAACGACTACGGCACGCTCACCGTCCAGGCTGACGGCACCCTGACCAACACCGGCACCCTCACCGTCGACCCGGGCGGCGTCCTCAGCGACTACGGGACCCTCACGGTGAACGCCGGGGGATCCCTCAGCGACTACGGCACTCTCACCGTCGATTCCGGCGGCGTCCTCAACGATTACGGCACCCTGACCGTCGATTCCGGTGGCGTTCTCAATGACTACGGCACGCTCACGGTGAACGCCGGCGGATCCCTCAGCGACTACGGCACGCTCGGCGACTACGGAACCCTCACCGTCCGACCCGACGGCGCCCTCGCCGTCCAAGGCGGCGGCGTCCTCAACGACGCCGGCGCCCTGACCAACGGTGGCAATCTGACCAACAGCGGCACCCTGATCCTCTACGACGGCAGCACCTTGACCGTTGAGTCCGGTGGCGTGATCACGCTCGATGACGGCGGCATCCTCACAGTCGAGTCCGGCGGTGCCATCACGCTCGACCCCGGCACCGTCCTGACCGTCGGCGATGGTGGCACCCTTGCTATCAACGGCGGTGGTTATCTCACGGTCAACGCCGGCAGCACCGTCCCCGTCGAATCCGGGGGCACGCTGACCGTCGGTCCCGGCGATATCGTCACCGTCGGCCCTGGTGGCTTCGCCGGCCGCGGCGGGTTCTTCGGCCCCGTTACCGTGGCTCCCGGGACTCTACCGACGCCCCCGGCTCCCGCAGCTCAGCCGGAACTCCTTAGCTTGTTGGCCGCGCCAGGCCTGTCGGGAACCTCGGGAATCCAACCCCAGCTCAACGTCGACGCCCTCTTGGACGCGCTCGATGCGCTGTCGTACACCGTTGACTGA